From Lawsonia intracellularis PHE/MN1-00, the proteins below share one genomic window:
- a CDS encoding glycosyltransferase family 4 protein, protein MLYFYIMAITTPKSLFYSTPECLRTIQVINVRWFNATAWYALELSRLLIKAGHKTLVLTLNNTETHYKAVEMGLSPIPLPLNTKCPFIFFKLIQSIYQQIKVFKPNIVNCHRGEAVFLWGILRKKGNYALVRTRGDQRLPKRNIFNKLLYRSMTDAIITTNTKMSSHITSLLNVKESLIDTIIGGVDNQRFYFSELGRRIVRSKYGFTANHFVIGLLGRFDRVKGQKELINAIALLIQEGYTSIRLLLIGFPTTISKEEVEVWIKEAKIEPYVIITGYVQSITDYLSAMDLGVIASLSSETIARAALEIIACKRPLISTNVGVMPDLLPLEALVEPGNILALKKVIQKAIVNSSWRKWLVDISSNRMKSQTSELFLSETLESYSKALSNRFHAVYG, encoded by the coding sequence ATGCTATATTTTTACATTATGGCTATAACAACTCCAAAATCACTATTTTATTCAACGCCAGAATGTTTAAGAACAATACAAGTTATTAATGTTCGATGGTTCAATGCAACAGCCTGGTATGCTCTTGAGTTATCACGTCTTCTTATAAAAGCTGGACATAAAACACTTGTTTTGACTCTTAATAATACTGAAACACACTATAAAGCTGTTGAAATGGGCCTTTCTCCTATTCCACTTCCATTAAATACAAAATGTCCTTTTATTTTTTTTAAACTTATTCAAAGTATATATCAACAAATTAAGGTGTTCAAGCCAAATATCGTAAACTGTCATAGAGGGGAGGCTGTTTTTTTATGGGGGATATTAAGAAAGAAAGGTAACTATGCACTAGTAAGAACTCGTGGTGATCAACGTTTACCAAAGAGAAATATTTTTAATAAACTTCTTTATAGAAGTATGACCGATGCCATAATTACTACAAATACAAAAATGAGTTCTCATATTACGTCATTACTTAATGTAAAAGAATCATTAATAGATACTATTATTGGTGGTGTTGATAACCAACGTTTTTATTTTTCTGAATTAGGAAGAAGAATAGTACGTTCTAAATATGGATTTACAGCAAATCATTTTGTCATTGGTTTATTAGGGCGCTTTGATAGGGTAAAAGGCCAAAAAGAGCTTATTAATGCTATCGCATTATTGATTCAAGAAGGGTATACATCTATTCGCTTATTACTTATTGGGTTTCCTACAACTATAAGTAAAGAAGAGGTTGAAGTTTGGATAAAAGAAGCTAAGATTGAACCATATGTAATAATTACAGGTTATGTACAAAGTATTACTGATTATTTATCGGCAATGGATCTTGGAGTAATAGCTTCACTAAGTTCAGAAACTATAGCAAGAGCTGCACTAGAAATTATAGCTTGTAAACGGCCTCTTATATCTACAAATGTAGGTGTAATGCCAGACTTGCTTCCTTTGGAGGCACTGGTAGAACCAGGAAACATACTAGCATTAAAGAAAGTAATACAAAAAGCTATTGTTAATAGTTCATGGCGTAAATGGTTAGTAGATATTTCTTCAAATAGAATGAAGTCACAGACAAGTGAACTTTTTTTATCAGAAACTTTAGAAAGTTATAGTAAAGCGTTATCTAATAGATTTCATGCAGTTTATGGATAG
- a CDS encoding protein-disulfide reductase DsbD family protein, whose product MRQYRIIYLLLFYFIFCLSISHPVAADITYSPLDVKFAYALDTGTSPETVIIKMVLTVDDNYYTYTHNEKEGLPTKVVLQNSSGTILQSRIFYPEGEIHEDVSSGISIKKVYSGEFPIFLQVQRDALTPESEVQLSLLLCSSKHCMPVNRTIPITLPNPLPSIDEVPWEDTYLLYTNPVVHTAESEHLIDSTEQTTDIAESLFPWDLHPRYFQSGLEPTRIELALLFGFLAGLILNIMPCVLPVLTLKFSFILSHLGYKGEHCFRYVREQNLLFAAGILSWFVMLALGVEVLELAWGGFFQSVPVVYGLMLIVFILALSLFGFFTLPIIDFKIETTSFPRIQAYFTGVMTTLLATPCSGPLLGGVLGWAVLQPFYIIFIVFLATGLGMSLPYIIFAFKPQAIRFLPRPGAWCGTLEQLVGFFLLGTTIYLLSILPETMLIQAIVTLLIAAFAVWCWGVLGGLSVSSTQRVVVGVVVSCMIAMSVWWSFHPAEKAHWLSYSDTKFRKELGLTPMLVEFTADWCPTCKLLEKTVLTTSFLEQLVNEYGIKLIKVDLTNKHSEAEALLRALGSVSIPVTAIFPSGEKANQPLVLRDVYTSEQLEKALQLAIKSSE is encoded by the coding sequence ATGCGACAGTATCGTATTATTTATCTACTATTATTTTACTTTATTTTTTGTTTGTCGATAAGCCATCCAGTAGCAGCAGACATAACATATTCACCATTAGATGTAAAATTTGCATATGCTCTTGATACAGGAACTTCTCCTGAAACTGTTATTATTAAAATGGTATTAACAGTAGATGATAACTATTATACATACACTCATAATGAAAAAGAAGGACTTCCAACAAAAGTTGTCCTTCAAAATTCATCAGGAACTATCCTTCAGAGTAGAATTTTTTATCCTGAAGGAGAAATCCATGAAGATGTTTCTTCTGGTATAAGCATAAAGAAAGTTTATAGTGGCGAATTCCCTATTTTTTTGCAGGTGCAGAGAGATGCATTAACGCCTGAGTCAGAAGTACAGTTATCTTTATTATTATGTTCTTCTAAACATTGTATGCCTGTTAATCGTACTATTCCAATTACACTTCCTAACCCTTTACCTAGTATTGATGAAGTTCCATGGGAGGATACATATCTATTATATACAAATCCTGTTGTTCATACAGCAGAATCAGAACACTTGATAGACTCTACAGAACAAACAACAGATATTGCAGAAAGTCTTTTCCCATGGGATTTGCATCCTCGTTATTTTCAGTCTGGGCTTGAACCTACACGTATTGAGCTTGCACTACTTTTTGGATTCCTTGCAGGACTTATTTTAAATATTATGCCATGTGTGCTTCCTGTTTTAACACTAAAGTTTTCTTTTATTCTTTCTCATCTTGGGTATAAAGGAGAGCATTGTTTCCGTTATGTTAGGGAGCAAAATTTATTATTTGCAGCTGGAATTCTCAGTTGGTTTGTTATGTTAGCATTAGGTGTGGAAGTTCTTGAATTAGCATGGGGTGGCTTTTTTCAAAGTGTACCAGTTGTTTATGGTTTAATGCTTATTGTTTTTATTTTAGCATTGTCTCTCTTTGGTTTTTTTACACTTCCTATTATTGATTTCAAAATAGAAACAACAAGTTTTCCACGTATTCAGGCCTATTTTACAGGTGTTATGACAACCTTGCTTGCAACTCCTTGTAGTGGTCCTTTGTTAGGGGGTGTTCTAGGTTGGGCTGTGTTACAGCCATTTTATATAATATTTATTGTATTTTTAGCTACAGGGCTAGGTATGTCTCTTCCATACATTATTTTTGCCTTTAAGCCTCAAGCCATTCGATTTTTACCTAGACCTGGTGCATGGTGTGGAACTCTTGAACAACTTGTAGGCTTTTTCCTTTTAGGTACCACTATTTATTTACTTTCTATTTTACCAGAAACAATGTTAATTCAAGCAATAGTAACTCTTCTAATAGCAGCTTTTGCTGTATGGTGTTGGGGAGTTTTGGGTGGACTTTCTGTATCTAGTACTCAAAGAGTGGTTGTAGGGGTAGTAGTTAGTTGTATGATTGCAATGTCTGTGTGGTGGAGTTTTCATCCTGCTGAAAAAGCACATTGGCTGTCATATTCTGATACAAAGTTTAGGAAAGAACTTGGTTTAACTCCAATGCTTGTAGAGTTTACAGCAGATTGGTGTCCAACATGTAAACTACTTGAAAAAACAGTATTAACAACATCTTTTCTTGAACAGTTGGTTAATGAGTATGGTATAAAGCTTATAAAAGTCGATTTAACAAATAAGCATAGTGAAGCTGAAGCATTATTAAGAGCTTTAGGTAGTGTAAGTATTCCTGTGACAGCCATATTCCCATCTGGTGAAAAAGCAAATCAGCCTTTAGTCCTTCGTGATGTATACACATCAGAACAGCTTGAAAAAGCTCTTCAGTTAGCTATTAAAAGTTCTGAATAG
- a CDS encoding HIT family protein — translation MSMSNQTDCIFCNIIQKKIPCVSIYNSDNFIALLDINPVNKGHTLIVPTQHVETMFDIDPSLGTDLLSIMQHIGPAIMKATNAEGVNVIQNNYVAAGQEVPHLHWHIIPRFIGDSRIRWEKGKYKNHQEMIDIATNINSIIYNDYS, via the coding sequence ATGAGTATGTCAAATCAAACAGATTGCATTTTTTGTAATATCATACAAAAAAAAATACCCTGTGTTTCCATTTATAACTCTGATAACTTTATTGCATTGTTAGATATAAATCCTGTGAATAAAGGACATACACTTATTGTTCCAACACAACATGTAGAAACAATGTTTGATATAGACCCATCACTAGGGACAGATTTGCTTAGTATTATGCAACATATTGGCCCTGCCATTATGAAAGCGACAAATGCTGAGGGAGTCAATGTAATACAAAATAACTATGTGGCTGCTGGTCAAGAAGTTCCTCATCTTCACTGGCATATTATACCACGCTTTATAGGAGATTCACGTATACGCTGGGAAAAAGGAAAATATAAAAATCATCAAGAAATGATAGATATTGCTACAAATATTAATTCCATAATTTATAATGATTATTCATAA
- a CDS encoding LL-diaminopimelate aminotransferase gives MAHTNKHYLDLPGSYFFTEINQRVNTYKKTHPEKSIIRLSIGDVTRPLVPAVIKALHDATDEMGQPSSFHGYGPEHGYEFLIGEIIANDYTSRNVHIEADEIFVSDGTKCDIANIQELFDPSDTVAIIDPVYPVYIDSNVMSGRLGKLINGIWSKLIYLPCTIENNFIPELPTQHPDIIYLCYPNNPTGTVLSKDQLTIWVNYAKKEGAIILFDAAYEAYITDPTIPHSIYEIDGAKEVAIEFRSFSKTAGFTGLRCAYTVIPKELKANTREGNEQYLNMMWNRRQTTKYNGCSYIVQKAAAAIYTPEGQKQIQESIQYYMKNALIIQNAITQMGITAVGGINAPYVWIKTPDNLSSWDFFDLLLQNAGVVGTPGVGFGPHGEGYFRLTGFGSYEDTNKAIERIQKALLI, from the coding sequence ATGGCTCATACAAATAAACATTATCTTGATTTACCTGGCTCTTATTTTTTTACAGAGATCAACCAACGAGTTAACACATATAAAAAAACACACCCAGAAAAATCAATTATTCGTTTGAGTATTGGTGATGTAACACGTCCTCTTGTCCCTGCAGTTATTAAAGCACTTCATGATGCTACTGATGAAATGGGACAACCTTCTTCTTTTCATGGATATGGTCCAGAACATGGATATGAATTCCTTATAGGCGAAATCATAGCTAATGATTATACGTCTAGAAATGTTCATATTGAAGCAGATGAAATATTTGTAAGTGATGGTACTAAATGTGATATTGCTAACATCCAAGAACTCTTTGACCCCTCTGATACAGTAGCTATTATTGATCCTGTATACCCTGTGTATATTGATTCAAATGTGATGTCTGGAAGACTTGGAAAGCTTATAAATGGTATATGGTCAAAACTCATCTATCTTCCATGTACTATAGAAAATAATTTTATCCCTGAACTTCCAACACAACATCCAGATATCATCTATCTTTGTTATCCTAATAATCCTACAGGAACAGTATTATCAAAGGACCAGCTTACCATTTGGGTAAATTATGCAAAAAAAGAAGGAGCTATTATTCTTTTTGATGCTGCTTACGAGGCGTATATTACAGATCCTACTATTCCACATAGTATCTATGAAATAGATGGAGCTAAAGAAGTTGCTATTGAGTTTCGAAGCTTTTCAAAAACAGCAGGATTTACTGGATTACGTTGTGCTTATACTGTTATACCTAAAGAGCTTAAAGCAAATACAAGAGAAGGTAATGAACAATACCTTAATATGATGTGGAATCGTCGGCAAACTACAAAGTACAATGGATGCTCATATATTGTACAAAAAGCTGCAGCTGCAATCTATACTCCTGAAGGACAAAAACAAATCCAAGAATCTATCCAATACTATATGAAAAATGCCTTAATTATACAAAATGCAATTACACAAATGGGTATTACTGCTGTTGGTGGTATAAATGCTCCATATGTCTGGATAAAAACACCTGACAACCTAAGCTCATGGGATTTCTTTGATCTTCTTTTACAGAATGCTGGAGTTGTAGGAACGCCAGGAGTAGGTTTTGGACCTCATGGTGAGGGATACTTCCGACTCACAGGCTTTGGATCATATGAAGATACCAATAAAGCCATTGAACGTATTCAAAAGGCTCTTTTAATATAA
- a CDS encoding 16S rRNA (guanine(527)-N(7))-methyltransferase RsmG codes for MPISSLVPLTEIRQYCLQLGFSLSDQEIESLRGYLCLLTKWNKVMNLVGFTTWKTICSNLIIDSFHLAIFIRSLSLPTDPLCWDFGSGAGLPGIPLRIIWKEGSYWLVESREKRAIFLKTLLAQYPLTQTYVYCGRVEEFMLANCLSDVALIVSRAFMPWQALLKLIEKKISFKGVIVLLLNDIPKNIDSCWYIQTTYPYSIGGEKRFFVALKKAS; via the coding sequence TTGCCAATCAGTTCTTTAGTTCCATTAACAGAAATAAGACAGTATTGTTTACAGTTAGGTTTTTCCCTTTCAGATCAAGAGATTGAATCATTAAGAGGTTATCTTTGTTTATTGACGAAATGGAATAAGGTTATGAACCTTGTAGGATTTACAACTTGGAAAACAATATGTTCAAATCTTATTATAGATAGTTTTCATCTGGCAATATTTATTCGTTCCCTAAGTCTACCTACAGATCCTCTTTGTTGGGATTTTGGTTCTGGTGCTGGTCTACCTGGTATCCCTCTTAGAATTATATGGAAAGAAGGTTCTTACTGGCTTGTGGAGTCTCGAGAAAAACGTGCAATTTTTCTTAAAACACTATTAGCACAATATCCTCTTACACAAACATATGTTTATTGTGGTCGTGTAGAGGAATTTATGTTAGCAAACTGTTTGTCTGATGTTGCATTAATTGTAAGCCGTGCCTTTATGCCATGGCAGGCTCTTCTTAAGTTAATAGAAAAAAAGATATCTTTTAAAGGAGTTATTGTTCTACTTTTAAATGATATTCCTAAGAATATAGATAGTTGTTGGTATATCCAAACAACATACCCATATTCTATAGGAGGTGAAAAACGATTTTTTGTAGCATTAAAAAAAGCTAGTTAA
- a CDS encoding integration host factor subunit alpha: protein MNNVLTKVDIIDAIYEKINNNKADIKNIVETLLSIMKQAIKTDNTLLISGFGKFEAYSKHTRKGRNPQTDEAITLPSRKVIVFRLSKKFRTELNKL, encoded by the coding sequence ATGAACAATGTACTAACTAAAGTAGATATCATTGATGCTATTTATGAAAAAATAAATAACAACAAAGCTGATATTAAAAATATTGTAGAAACTCTGTTATCTATCATGAAACAAGCCATTAAAACAGATAATACATTACTTATTAGTGGTTTTGGGAAATTTGAAGCTTATAGTAAACATACCCGTAAAGGTAGAAATCCACAAACAGATGAAGCTATTACTCTACCATCTAGGAAAGTCATTGTTTTTCGATTGTCAAAAAAATTTCGTACAGAACTTAATAAACTGTAG
- a CDS encoding elongator complex protein 3, with product MYTNIKTYSFQLGVLGEKKYNRIIPIFLPFEGCPHRCIFCAQDKQTGLGYGGSKISLSDNLANLFTRLKKEKNTFSSEKLLPEIAFYGGTFTLLPTASMQLCLNMVKQCLAEGLISGARCSTRPDAVSPAILTKLKAAGINLIELGVQSFSNIALSLVRRGYTQHIIKEGCYNILSAGLRLGIQLLPGMPGSTAEVFLNDVEQSLEQNPACLRFYPCLVVDGTQLADIWRKGLYQPWDINTTVKILGKGLVRAWSKKIPVIRLSLAPEDTLEASILAGPRHPALGSMIQGEALFHLIYEKVKQIGQSPSSVCLPSFCKGFFYGHAGMLKKHWASIGINSVNIQWSNTINYGKLIFL from the coding sequence ATGTATACTAATATAAAAACATATTCCTTCCAACTTGGAGTATTAGGGGAAAAAAAGTATAATCGTATTATACCTATTTTTTTACCATTTGAAGGATGTCCACATCGATGTATATTCTGTGCTCAAGATAAACAAACAGGCTTAGGATATGGAGGAAGCAAGATATCTCTTTCTGATAACCTTGCCAACCTTTTTACTCGCTTGAAAAAAGAAAAAAATACATTTTCTAGTGAAAAATTACTTCCTGAGATTGCTTTTTATGGTGGAACATTCACATTACTACCTACAGCTAGCATGCAACTATGTTTAAATATGGTAAAGCAGTGTCTTGCAGAAGGGCTTATATCTGGTGCAAGATGTTCTACTAGACCAGATGCAGTAAGCCCAGCAATACTTACTAAACTTAAAGCTGCAGGTATCAATCTTATTGAACTTGGAGTACAAAGTTTTTCAAATATAGCATTAAGTCTTGTACGGCGTGGTTATACACAACATATTATTAAAGAAGGATGTTATAACATATTATCTGCTGGTCTTAGGTTAGGAATCCAATTACTTCCTGGAATGCCTGGAAGTACAGCAGAAGTTTTTCTTAATGACGTTGAACAATCTTTGGAACAAAATCCTGCATGCTTAAGGTTTTATCCATGTTTAGTTGTTGATGGTACACAACTTGCTGATATATGGAGAAAGGGCTTATATCAGCCATGGGATATTAATACAACAGTAAAAATATTGGGCAAGGGATTAGTAAGGGCGTGGTCTAAAAAGATCCCTGTTATTCGGTTAAGTTTAGCCCCTGAAGATACATTGGAAGCTTCCATTTTAGCAGGGCCAAGACATCCTGCATTAGGAAGTATGATTCAGGGGGAAGCATTATTTCATCTTATTTATGAGAAAGTAAAACAAATTGGTCAATCTCCATCTTCTGTTTGTTTACCATCTTTTTGTAAAGGTTTTTTTTATGGGCATGCAGGTATGCTTAAAAAGCATTGGGCTTCTATTGGTATTAATTCTGTAAATATTCAGTGGAGTAATACCATTAACTATGGAAAGCTGATTTTTTTATAG